One region of Lebetimonas natsushimae genomic DNA includes:
- the rlmN gene encoding 23S rRNA (adenine(2503)-C(2))-methyltransferase RlmN — MDKKFFMDYLPEELIEMGIEPKFRVKQLYNWVYRKYVDNFEEMKNIPKLLREKLKKEFIINPFELVNHEISMDETEKFLFKLKDGRTVETVLIKMKENKYTVCVSTQVGCKVGCAFCLTAKGGFVRNLSAGEIVAQVWWMKKFKNFDENKALNVVYMGMGEPLDNYENLVKAIKILSHPDGMNISTRRQTVSTSGIAPKIKKLGNENLGVNLAISLHAVDNETREKLIPMNKAYNIESVIDAIREFPIDKRKKVMFEYLVIKDVNDDINAAKKLVKLLNGIPSKVNLIYFNPYPGTKFQRPDDETMKRFQDYLIKKGILCTIRKSKGMDISAACGQLREKKLKEENG; from the coding sequence ATGGATAAAAAATTTTTTATGGATTATTTACCGGAAGAATTAATTGAAATGGGAATAGAGCCGAAATTCAGGGTAAAACAGTTATATAACTGGGTTTATAGAAAATATGTTGATAATTTTGAAGAAATGAAAAATATTCCAAAACTTTTAAGAGAAAAATTAAAAAAAGAATTTATCATAAACCCTTTTGAACTTGTAAACCATGAAATTTCAATGGATGAAACAGAAAAATTTTTATTCAAATTAAAAGACGGAAGAACAGTTGAAACAGTTCTTATTAAAATGAAAGAAAATAAATATACCGTTTGTGTTTCCACCCAGGTTGGATGTAAAGTGGGATGCGCTTTTTGTCTTACTGCAAAAGGGGGATTTGTAAGAAATTTAAGTGCCGGCGAAATAGTGGCACAGGTTTGGTGGATGAAAAAATTTAAAAACTTTGATGAAAATAAAGCATTAAATGTTGTTTATATGGGAATGGGTGAACCGCTTGATAACTATGAAAATTTAGTAAAAGCAATTAAAATATTATCCCATCCGGACGGAATGAATATTTCTACAAGAAGACAGACGGTATCGACTTCCGGTATCGCGCCAAAAATAAAAAAACTTGGAAATGAAAATTTAGGGGTAAATTTAGCCATCTCCCTCCACGCAGTTGATAATGAAACAAGAGAGAAATTAATTCCTATGAACAAAGCATATAATATTGAAAGTGTAATTGATGCAATCAGAGAATTCCCTATTGATAAAAGAAAAAAAGTAATGTTTGAATATTTGGTAATTAAAGATGTGAATGATGACATTAATGCAGCCAAAAAACTGGTAAAATTATTAAATGGAATTCCTAGTAAAGTAAATTTAATTTATTTTAACCCATATCCAGGAACTAAATTTCAAAGACCAGATGATGAAACAATGAAAAGATTTCAGGATTATTTAATAAAAAAAGGTATTTTATGCACTATAAGAAAAAGTAAAGGAAT
- a CDS encoding purine-nucleoside phosphorylase encodes MKHIQIISSGNQEIFSFAHPIGIGLIESAINLTRLVLFDKPDFLIFIGSAGSYGKFKPFDIIKTKTASNIEHCFLKEKCYTPIDNIISLSVSRETIVNSSNYITTSKKMSKKYLTLGIDAENMEFYSVLRVAKEFNIPAIGIFVITNYCYKNAHKEYLQNLKKAKKILIDYLIQEKIIKEKNG; translated from the coding sequence GTGAAACACATACAAATAATAAGCAGTGGAAATCAGGAAATATTTTCATTTGCTCACCCTATAGGTATAGGTTTAATAGAAAGTGCAATAAATTTAACAAGACTCGTATTATTTGATAAACCTGATTTTTTAATTTTTATAGGCAGTGCTGGAAGTTATGGAAAATTCAAACCGTTTGATATAATAAAAACCAAAACCGCATCAAATATTGAACACTGCTTTTTAAAAGAAAAATGCTATACCCCGATTGATAATATCATATCACTATCTGTTTCACGTGAAACAATTGTAAATTCATCAAATTACATTACAACTAGTAAAAAAATGTCTAAAAAATACCTAACACTTGGAATTGATGCTGAAAATATGGAATTTTATTCAGTCTTGAGAGTGGCAAAGGAATTTAATATCCCTGCAATCGGCATTTTTGTAATAACAAATTATTGCTATAAAAATGCACATAAAGAATACTTGCAAAATTTAAAAAAAGCAAAAAAAATTTTAATAGATTATTTAATACAAGAAAAAATCATAAAGGAAAAAAATGGATAA